Proteins co-encoded in one Acinetobacter lwoffii genomic window:
- a CDS encoding PepSY-associated TM helix domain-containing protein — MRVDAKPEGPRQSMSWLHTWASLILGWLLYAIFLTGTLSFFQNEITVWMKPEFHQSVPPKTQIEQTRVALAYLQQHHPDAGSWAIQLPNSRQNTTTLTIRSAGEDPRARRGGTRVTIDSATGEVLQARETRGGSFLYRFHFELYGLPRIWARWMVGVATLLMLVAIISGVITHKKIFKDFFTFRPGKGQRSWLDAHNATAVFALPFHIMITFSGLLLLLFTLMPWGVNQIYENRGAFLQDQRKSLVQDNSIQAESRDSHSESKERRPQAERENRGERGEMSARSEGRRSRDEIQAVPPAPLTDLTPILATAEKEWKNNPVGTITIIQPNTVKAEIELRALNGVSIAYRNVYPSLAFNGVTGDLEPDQTTLKTPSVANGIYNVFTTLHEARGVDLALRWLLFISGVVGTLMIATGLILWCVKRAPQQQKQGYKSFGYRLVEVTNIAAIIGLPIACATYFYANRFIPADMDMRLNWEIRSFFIVWLLTLLYAMIRSHRQAWLELLLLATAAFALLPIVNFLTGGQAIWNTIMHGQWVIASFDLAMWVLAILFWFSFKKVKNHKGLSPKKAKAALKENRA, encoded by the coding sequence ATGAGAGTAGACGCAAAACCCGAAGGTCCACGCCAGTCGATGTCGTGGTTGCATACTTGGGCCAGTCTGATTTTAGGCTGGCTTTTATATGCGATTTTCTTGACCGGAACCTTAAGCTTTTTCCAGAACGAAATTACCGTCTGGATGAAACCGGAATTTCATCAATCAGTTCCACCAAAGACTCAAATCGAACAAACCCGTGTGGCACTGGCTTATCTGCAACAGCACCATCCGGATGCTGGCAGCTGGGCAATCCAGCTTCCTAACTCACGCCAAAATACTACCACCCTGACTATTCGTAGTGCCGGCGAAGATCCGCGTGCCCGTCGTGGCGGTACCCGCGTGACGATTGACAGCGCCACCGGCGAAGTTTTGCAAGCGCGTGAAACACGCGGTGGTTCATTCTTATACCGTTTCCACTTTGAATTGTATGGTTTGCCAAGAATCTGGGCGCGCTGGATGGTCGGCGTTGCGACCCTGCTCATGCTGGTGGCAATCATCAGCGGTGTCATTACCCATAAGAAAATTTTCAAGGATTTTTTTACTTTCCGTCCCGGCAAAGGTCAGCGTTCATGGTTGGATGCACACAATGCTACTGCGGTATTTGCCCTGCCCTTTCACATCATGATTACCTTCAGTGGCTTATTATTATTGCTTTTTACCCTCATGCCCTGGGGCGTAAACCAGATTTATGAAAATCGTGGTGCTTTCCTTCAGGATCAACGTAAGAGTTTGGTTCAAGACAACAGTATTCAGGCTGAATCCCGTGACAGCCATAGTGAGAGCAAAGAACGTCGACCGCAAGCTGAGAGAGAAAATCGTGGCGAGCGCGGTGAAATGTCGGCACGCAGTGAAGGTCGCCGCTCTCGTGATGAAATACAAGCTGTACCTCCTGCACCATTAACCGATCTTACTCCGATCTTGGCAACAGCCGAAAAAGAATGGAAAAATAATCCAGTGGGTACGATAACCATCATCCAGCCAAATACCGTAAAAGCTGAAATTGAACTTCGTGCCTTAAACGGAGTCAGCATAGCTTATCGTAATGTTTATCCGAGCCTTGCTTTTAATGGCGTAACAGGTGATTTAGAGCCGGATCAAACCACACTGAAAACGCCTTCGGTCGCAAATGGTATTTATAATGTATTCACCACATTGCATGAAGCACGTGGCGTGGACTTGGCTCTACGCTGGTTATTGTTCATCTCAGGTGTGGTGGGCACCTTGATGATTGCGACCGGCTTGATTCTATGGTGTGTCAAACGTGCGCCACAACAACAGAAGCAAGGCTATAAATCCTTTGGTTATCGTCTTGTGGAAGTCACCAATATCGCTGCCATTATTGGCTTACCGATTGCCTGCGCCACCTATTTCTATGCCAACCGTTTCATTCCGGCAGACATGGACATGCGTCTGAACTGGGAAATACGTAGCTTCTTTATTGTCTGGTTGCTGACCTTGCTCTATGCCATGATTCGCAGTCATCGTCAGGCTTGGCTGGAACTATTACTGCTTGCTACTGCCGCATTTGCCTTGCTGCCAATCGTCAATTTTCTGACCGGCGGCCAGGCAATCTGGAACACCATTATGCATGGTCAATGGGTGATTGCGTCTTTTGATCTGGCGATGTGGGTGCTTGCGATCCTGTTCTGGTTTTCATTTAAAAAAGTGAAAAACCATAAAGGTTTGTCGCCTAAAAAAGCCAAGGCTGCTCTCAAGGAGAATCGGGCATGA
- a CDS encoding tetratricopeptide repeat protein: MTQRVSPSAVLTNLALAGNAEAQFELAELYMQSEHDDDIILAEEWALKAANGGLVDAMYWLGEGYTVYAKELAEEDPEESIAHFELAYYWLSKANIEKHPAATLELAGFYRRGDVIEKDVEKSISLVKQAAEWGEVQAMRDLAFIYATGLGVDGDEELAEFWAQKAHAAEQEAK; this comes from the coding sequence ATGACCCAGCGTGTTTCTCCCTCTGCTGTCCTGACCAATCTTGCCTTAGCCGGTAATGCTGAAGCGCAATTTGAACTAGCTGAGCTGTATATGCAAAGCGAGCATGATGATGACATCATTCTGGCTGAAGAATGGGCATTGAAAGCTGCCAACGGCGGGCTGGTGGATGCAATGTACTGGTTAGGTGAAGGTTATACCGTTTATGCCAAAGAATTAGCAGAAGAAGATCCGGAAGAATCCATAGCTCACTTTGAGTTAGCCTATTACTGGTTAAGCAAGGCCAATATTGAGAAGCACCCTGCTGCGACTTTAGAACTGGCAGGTTTCTACCGTCGCGGTGATGTAATTGAAAAAGATGTAGAGAAATCGATTTCTTTAGTTAAACAGGCTGCGGAATGGGGCGAGGTTCAGGCCATGCGCGATCTTGCTTTTATTTATGCCACTGGTTTAGGTGTAGATGGCGATGAAGAACTAGCTGAGTTCTGGGCCCAAAAAGCGCATGCTGCTGAGCAAGAAGCTAAATAA
- a CDS encoding Tim44 domain-containing protein: protein MEVRQRGLITGILTAVLLVAPFAAEAKRAGGGKSHGMQRSAQPTQSYQQPRQAAPAQQAPVAGAATQQKSGPGVGGMVAAGVAGAAIGAVAANALADDQSVAASEAQAAQAEEEKGGIPGWIWILLAAAVAFFIFRKMGAKKKVASNPYAPNSGAGNTAPFGQAPTAPRGGDSTNIFGQNVGGQTSSNNAPFGSAPVNNAPFGAAYTQSGSQLPDGTEPAAFLRVARQRFNHIQSMNTASNISEIQRYLTPELYQSMYNDIMSNQDQDVAEFSNLNAMVVDSSTDNGQYIVSVRFTGTVSEDLNSLPQPFAEIWHFTKPAGSNQDWVVAGIQQD from the coding sequence ATGGAAGTTCGACAGCGCGGTTTGATCACAGGTATCTTGACAGCAGTTTTATTGGTTGCGCCTTTTGCAGCTGAAGCAAAACGTGCAGGTGGCGGTAAAAGTCACGGCATGCAACGTTCTGCACAACCTACTCAATCTTATCAACAACCTCGTCAAGCTGCGCCTGCTCAACAAGCGCCAGTTGCCGGTGCTGCAACCCAGCAAAAATCCGGTCCGGGTGTCGGCGGCATGGTTGCCGCGGGTGTAGCCGGTGCTGCGATTGGTGCAGTTGCTGCCAATGCCTTGGCGGATGATCAAAGTGTAGCAGCATCTGAAGCTCAGGCTGCTCAAGCCGAAGAGGAAAAAGGTGGTATTCCAGGCTGGATCTGGATCCTTCTTGCTGCTGCTGTTGCCTTCTTCATTTTCCGTAAGATGGGCGCAAAAAAAAAAGTAGCTTCTAACCCATACGCACCAAATAGCGGTGCTGGTAATACAGCACCTTTTGGTCAGGCACCGACTGCACCTCGCGGTGGTGACAGTACCAATATTTTTGGTCAGAATGTGGGTGGTCAAACGTCAAGCAACAATGCTCCGTTCGGTTCTGCTCCGGTAAATAACGCGCCTTTTGGTGCAGCTTATACCCAAAGTGGCAGCCAGTTACCGGATGGTACTGAACCTGCAGCATTCTTGCGTGTAGCGCGTCAGCGTTTTAACCATATTCAGTCCATGAATACAGCAAGCAACATTTCTGAAATTCAGCGTTATCTGACTCCTGAACTTTATCAGTCAATGTATAACGACATCATGAGCAATCAGGATCAGGATGTTGCCGAGTTTTCAAATCTGAATGCGATGGTCGTCGACTCATCGACTGACAATGGCCAATATATTGTCAGCGTACGCTTTACAGGTACGGTAAGCGAAGACTTAAACAGCTTGCCGCAACCGTTCGCAGAAATCTGGCATTTCACCAAACCAGCAGGTTCAAATCAGGACTGGGTGGTTGCAGGTATTCAGCAAGACTAA
- a CDS encoding DUF3325 domain-containing protein, with protein sequence MMFFFLIWALTSLGFFALAMSMSKHQKQIFDTELDPAKTQLATILGWVLLIIALILCLLTGFASNMISYWLGSLTFAALVVGLSLSYLASKIKVIVMFCVFIASISGIICLI encoded by the coding sequence ATGATGTTCTTCTTCCTGATTTGGGCTTTAACTTCACTGGGTTTCTTTGCGCTTGCAATGTCGATGTCCAAACATCAAAAACAGATTTTTGATACAGAACTTGACCCTGCAAAGACACAACTTGCGACTATTCTGGGTTGGGTATTGCTCATAATTGCCCTGATTCTGTGTCTGTTAACAGGATTTGCCAGCAATATGATCAGTTACTGGCTGGGTAGTCTAACTTTTGCAGCACTGGTGGTCGGTTTAAGTCTGAGCTATCTGGCAAGTAAAATTAAAGTGATCGTAATGTTCTGTGTGTTCATCGCTTCGATCTCAGGGATTATTTGCTTGATCTAA